The genomic interval AATTAATACTGCCACTGATATTCTAAATTCCACTTTTTAAGTGTTTTGGTTTGTGAATATTGGCATTCACTCCTCCAACCTATCAAACATCTTTATTTCGTGATTCATGGTCTCTTGAATCAGATTGACATGAACTTTTCAGTAGGCGGCGAAGAACACTTACAAATGTACTTTCCTATTGGTTTTTGTGCCTTTGTTGTTTAAATTCCTCTATGCTTTCATAGCCTGAACAAGTGTTTCCGACTACCTAGAGGGTATATATGTTAATCTAGTTGGTTGCATATTCCATTTACATTGATTTGGCTAAAAGTGCCTGCTGGaaagaattttcaaataatttttcatactCCTATCAAAGTGTACTTGTATGTACAAACTTATAAATTCAGCACCTAAGCTCcttaaattagttttatcTGTGagcataataaattttggctTTGTTCCAATGGAAAGAGAATATCTTCTTACCGTTCTTTCTCTTTGCAGACAAGTGGTGTCACTGTGGACCTGCTCAAAGCTTTGCACGTTTTTCTTTGTTGCTGGAGTCTTTGTTGGTTATACGCTTAAGCGACGTGTTCGAAGCTGGGCTTCCAAACTCCTCAGGAAGTTGAGAGATGATTGATACTGCCCAGTCAGtcatttgtatatttttccaaatttaatGCTGTTGTTAGACTCCCACTTGTTGTTAGAAGAATTTCACAGCAAGGTAGTTTACTTCATTGATATTTAAAGAACGTTATTTATTGACTGCATTTATGTTCTGATCTCACTTTGGAATACAGTAGTCAGTGCCGTTACATTTGATGGCACGTGATCTATACACTGGGTtataacaattaatgaattgtTCAACAGCTTAGGAATTTGCATTTCAAACACACAGGCTTACAGGCGGATGCACAGAAATGGCAGAGATTGGGTCAACCTAAAACCCTTGACCttttttctgtaatttttttaattataatttctccTTTGTTGGACAACATACTCTGTCAACAGTATAATATAATTCTGTATACGTTTTACTCTTTTGTGATTCAGAAGTACTCCTTGTGGAATTCGAAGCGTGTGGATGTCCGGTGAGTCAGCTCATGCGATAGTTTCTTCAACTCCTTTGCTAACACTGGCATCCCACAGTAGAACACACCTGcaatttattgcattttttattttaacattgttGTAATTATATCAAATGCGGTTTTCAGTCTAGATTTGAAACTCAACCTCAAACACAAgcatattgatttatttattttttttcatgcatgTCTTTACCTATCGTGGCATTCGGATGTTTTGTAGCTACTCTGCTGAAAACTTCTTTCCAGTTTGGCCTTGCAAAGTGTGTCCTTACCTGCAAGAAATCAATTTCGAAAGGTTACAACTTAGATTTATcacataaaagtaaaaataattgttgaagGATCGGATGTAGTATTAATTGTTCACAATGGAAAGATAAagattatatttgtttatgttAAAGGTAAAGTTAGATCCTACTCTGGTGCCAGATAAGATGTCGACTCCATGTTTGGCATGGTTAAGAGCTTGAACCATGGTGATCAAAGTTGATCTTGCATCCCCCTCTTCATAAACACTTGTTAGGTAGTTGTGCAGCTCGATCTGACCCTgttcaaattcaatatattGAGACACTGAGTTATAACACTGTCCTTTTGTAGCTCGTTTATAGTGGCAACATTAAGTTATCATGATGAACATGAGTTAGAAGTGATTTGTATTACTTTAAGGTCCATTTCTGCAACTTGATCCATTACTCCTTTGAACCACTCAAATGAACCAGGCTCCCTGGTCACCCAGTAGAAATAAGCATTTCTAGTCCTCTGTGGTTTCTTCTTGCCACCTGCTATCATACTTGAACCTGGAGATGTATTTGAAGATGAATAGCTGTTCAAGCTGGCTGATCTACTTGAATCTGTGTTTGAGTCCTGTGCCATCAGTGTCAATAGAGTTGATTATTGGCAACATTTACAGAATACTATTTGCTTATTTACTTTAAAGAGTGGAATGTACCATTAGTTCCTCTCTTGTATTGTTTAAAAGATCTCTAAGTATGCTTATAAAAGGGGTAGCTCCAATTCCTAGTCCTACTAGGAGCAAGACATCGTAATTGCTATAGTCCTGTGCGGCTGCACCATATGGGCCATCAACAAGCAGTCTGGGTTGGCTGCACCAATGTATAATTTTGcattaaaatcaaaagagTACAATTTGATCAGTAATCACTTTACATTTTCCTTATATGCAATGGACTTACATTCTCCTGTTGGTCCCACCTTGGCCAAATTCAGCCCGGCCAATAGCATATGTTGAATCCTTGTCCTCGGTGAAAACTTGCTTCAATTCATGCGTCCAGTCTCCAACAATTCGGATGTGAACACTCAGGTGGTCATCCCCTGGTGCTGAGGTAATAGAAAATGGATGCCTGGAAAGCATCAATACAAGCTATTTTAGTGCATGATGCATCTCAAAATGTTGCTTCTCATTAACACTATATACAGGAGAGGCCAAAAGGTTTAGATAATTATATGTCTACCAGAATTACTCTCACCATTCAAATGAGGAGATCGTAGGACACTGTAGAAAAATGTACTGACCGCTTCTGTACCTAAATCCATTTGGTTTTGACATAACTATGCTTAAAACATTTCCTGGTAGAACTGAAACCTGCATCGCACAAACCAAGACAATTATCGATTTTCtaaacattattttactttgttACCCGTGCTCTATATTTTGAAGCACTTTTCTCCCTCCGAAAGCGGTCatttaaatgaatattattgTTCATACAAGCGTATCAAATGCAGAggaatttatataaataatctaattacCTTTAAATCTTTTGCAGAAAAATGTCCTGATCTTCTTGTTCGCAGATTCCGCTCTGCCACATAGAGCAACAATGGAGCAGAGATGTACATCCATGTCTGAAATTTGACAAATGGTTAGCACTTCATGATTGATTCCtctgttttaacttttaataaaagttactGATTTTAATTTGCTCTCAAGGTGCTTACTGTTTTTTTATACCACTCATGTGCCAAGTACAAGAAATTTCCATGGACAATCAGCAAAATGTAGACGATGGCAGTAAGGTGATGTGAATACCAGAATGCATTAAAGCCTGTCAATCTGTTGAAAGGTGAAGGTAGCCTGACCCCATTTTTCCTAAATTTGTGTGTTGCCAGAGTGAATGCAATGGCCATTAAAACGACCATAACAATCCCCGTCACACCTTCAACGCCGGTTAAAAGGTATTTGTAAGTGGGCTTCTTGTTGTGGAATTGTGTAGACATGGGGGCAAATTCTTCTGGAGATGAGTTTACTAATCGGGGAAAGTCGCATGCCAGATGATTTCCCACATGAAGGACGACTCCAATGATTATGGCACATGCTATCGTCTGTGAATTAATCAAGTTAATATACTAAGACACTGTGTGCTCTGCGCAAAATAGTgttaaaaatttgtttcttacaGGGCAAGAAACAAGCTTGTTAAGCTTAGTaccttatgaaaattaatgttgTCATCAAAAGGAACAAAGTATCTTGCTCTAGTAGACCGAAGCCAAGTGAGGGTATTTCGACAAACGGGCAGGAGTATCAGAGCCATGTTGAGCTTGAGTGTCTCAGCGGCGCCTTTAGCTGTGGTCAAGCAGTAGCCCATGACTTGAAATGCTGCCATGTTTTTATACTGGATGAATTTCCACGCAAAGAGCCCGGCCATTGCCATCATCCACAGCAACAAAATCCAACCTCTTTGCCAGTTCTCTAGTACTAGACACCGGAATGTAAAGCTTAATTTGCGTAATGCGCCCTTGGGTGTAAATGGACTCAAGTTCTGACTCCAGTTGCTTGTTTTGCTTGTTGTGCTAAGAGGTCTGCTATAATTCATGTAGGTGTCTCTTTGTAGCAGTAACGTCTCCAATTGCCATAACTTAGTAAATGGGAAAAGATAGTTAAATAACAACTATTAACCACTCGTACTACATGTTGTTAGACTTATTAGATAGTCATTTTGTATTGATTGGACTAAAAGATGATGAAGGCTTCGTCTCTGTTAATTCTTAAACGGAAAATGAGATGCTTTTAACCCAAGCCAGTTCTCcgtttataaaaatttaagcgaaatcttgaataaattttcttaatgatAATAACATGCCGTTCAACACACATTGATTAGCGCTCATAATTGTCAGATTAATTATGATATGAGAAGTCAATTACTATATAACACGTGACTGACACGCTTacaaggaaaataataataagtaaattcaCCTAATTCATCCACGCTTACAAGAAAAGAGGCAAATTGGATTaccttttaatatataatacattACATAAAAAGTTGTTTGACTTTCACtttataaaagtttatttaattttttcctctGTAAGAcatacataaattttaattttaaataatgaaaaagagctatatatctttatatatatagaaacctcgataaaataattacatggtgatgatttttttgttatactAATATATAgtttgtaaatataaatttcttaaaaacaTAAAGAAGCGTCACAAGTTGTAGTTTTagtatgaaaaattaataaaagtgaAAGTGATCATATTATTAATCTAACAattgaagggaaaaaaaaaggttggtaatttaatttaaataataaaagtaggTAATACCTCAATATATCCAAGATTTTCAGGATCTAATTCTTCCATTATCAAAGAAGCATATTCCTCAGCTTGCTCTTTTAACTTGGACAGCTTGTTGGCCGAAGCACTCAGCATTAAAAGCTGTGattaaacaaaagcaaaataacGATGTTGAACACCACTTCAGCGGGTTAGCGTGTGCCAACAAAATTACATGCAtcaaagtattttaaaacaattgtcGTGAATGGCACCACTAACACCATCACTGTATTTGCCTTATAATGTTCTAATTATCAACTTATTAGGATGCGGACTTCACCTAATTAACAacccaacaaaagaaaaaaaaaaattgaggatgCCTTCACTGAGAAGGACTTAatccaaatataattttactgtTAATTTCAATTCAACCACTTAATCTGTACAAGTGTTTAATTTCCGTATAAAATATCGGCTAAAATTATTACCTCTTGCACTTCTTCTCTCGTAATTCTTCCATCTACATTGCTATCGGCCCTGAAAAGGCACAAAA from Citrus sinensis cultivar Valencia sweet orange chromosome 9, DVS_A1.0, whole genome shotgun sequence carries:
- the LOC102626296 gene encoding respiratory burst oxidase homolog protein E isoform X1; the encoded protein is MRSLSRSSSRSNYGRTFELPDDCEDPQSRRTSDYGVGGAMLPVFLNDLSRNSQQEQAQDLVELTIELEHDAVVLCSVSTPTAPARVSRSSHGSRRKFGWLRSGSSSDIEERTISARDERRIKARLQRARSGAKRALNGLRFISKTAGASDAEQLWRLVESRFESLAEDGLLAREDFGECIGMVDTKEFAVGIFDALARRRGQKIGKITKEELREFWLQISDQSFDARLQIFFDMADSNVDGRITREEVQELLMLSASANKLSKLKEQAEEYASLIMEELDPENLGYIELWQLETLLLQRDTYMNYSRPLSTTSKTSNWSQNLSPFTPKGALRKLSFTFRCLVLENWQRGWILLLWMMAMAGLFAWKFIQYKNMAAFQVMGYCLTTAKGAAETLKLNMALILLPVCRNTLTWLRSTRARYFVPFDDNINFHKTIACAIIIGVVLHVGNHLACDFPRLVNSSPEEFAPMSTQFHNKKPTYKYLLTGVEGVTGIVMVVLMAIAFTLATHKFRKNGVRLPSPFNRLTGFNAFWYSHHLTAIVYILLIVHGNFLYLAHEWYKKTTWMYISAPLLLYVAERNLRTRRSGHFSAKDLKVSVLPGNVLSIVMSKPNGFRYRSGQYIFLQCPTISSFEWHPFSITSAPGDDHLSVHIRIVGDWTHELKQVFTEDKDSTYAIGRAEFGQGGTNRRIQPRLLVDGPYGAAAQDYSNYDVLLLVGLGIGATPFISILRDLLNNTREELMDSNTDSSRSASLNSYSSSNTSPGSSMIAGGKKKPQRTRNAYFYWVTREPGSFEWFKGVMDQVAEMDLKGQIELHNYLTSVYEEGDARSTLITMVQALNHAKHGVDILSGTRVRTHFARPNWKEVFSRVATKHPNATIGVFYCGMPVLAKELKKLSHELTHRTSTRFEFHKEYF
- the LOC102626296 gene encoding respiratory burst oxidase homolog protein E isoform X2, encoding MRSLSRSSSRSNYGRTFELPDDCEDPQSRRTSDYGVGGAMLPVFLNDLSRNSQQEQAQDLVELTIELEHDAVVLCSVSTPTAPARVSRSSHGSRRKFGWLRSGSSSDIEERTISARDERRIKARLQRARSGAKRALNGLRFISKTAGASDAEQLWRLVESRFESLAEDGLLAREDFGECIGMVDTKEFAVGIFDALARRRGQKIGKITKEELREFWLQISDQSFDARLQIFFDMADSNVDGRITREEVQELWQLETLLLQRDTYMNYSRPLSTTSKTSNWSQNLSPFTPKGALRKLSFTFRCLVLENWQRGWILLLWMMAMAGLFAWKFIQYKNMAAFQVMGYCLTTAKGAAETLKLNMALILLPVCRNTLTWLRSTRARYFVPFDDNINFHKTIACAIIIGVVLHVGNHLACDFPRLVNSSPEEFAPMSTQFHNKKPTYKYLLTGVEGVTGIVMVVLMAIAFTLATHKFRKNGVRLPSPFNRLTGFNAFWYSHHLTAIVYILLIVHGNFLYLAHEWYKKTTWMYISAPLLLYVAERNLRTRRSGHFSAKDLKVSVLPGNVLSIVMSKPNGFRYRSGQYIFLQCPTISSFEWHPFSITSAPGDDHLSVHIRIVGDWTHELKQVFTEDKDSTYAIGRAEFGQGGTNRRIQPRLLVDGPYGAAAQDYSNYDVLLLVGLGIGATPFISILRDLLNNTREELMDSNTDSSRSASLNSYSSSNTSPGSSMIAGGKKKPQRTRNAYFYWVTREPGSFEWFKGVMDQVAEMDLKGQIELHNYLTSVYEEGDARSTLITMVQALNHAKHGVDILSGTRVRTHFARPNWKEVFSRVATKHPNATIGVFYCGMPVLAKELKKLSHELTHRTSTRFEFHKEYF